gggagggagtgggcagggaggagacagaggaatCCAGAGATTCGAGCAATGGAGGGAAACTGGTGGGAGGGGAATCTGAGGCTCAAGTCACAGTAGGAGGGAGAAGACGGACAAGGGGAGAAAATAGAACCACGAAGTGGAACCGGGGGACAGAGAAAATGGCAAGAAGGCTCAGCTCGCCTCCAAATTAAGCCAGACGCCCGGCCCCTCACCGCCCAGGTTCCTCCACACTGAGAACAGAAGCACAGGGAAACACGCACTtttcagggaccccaggactgcCTCTGATGGAAGGAGAGGGAgctgagtcagggctgggcccctcccccacaccctcctTATCCTGGGCACACACACTTCCTATGGCGCTCCTTGTGGAGTCTAACCACGGGGCACAGGagcagctcctgcctcccctgccacccaggggtcACACCCtatctcccacccccatccccgcgGAGGGCGTGCCCACAGGGGCTGGCAGAGGGATTCCTGAGGGGTGGCTTATGCCGAGCTCTCTGGGGAATGTGGACAAGTCTGGGCTGATGAAGCAAGGAAGGCCACTGGTGCCCCCAAGGTGGCCATTCCCCCGGTCCCAGGCAGAAACGAGCCGGActcccagccacaccctcccAGGCAGCTCCGCCATGTGCCCCTCTGTGTTGAGGCTCACGCCTGGGCCTCACCGGGGAAACGCTTTCTCCTAAGCCTTCACGATGCAGCTGTGCTCTGACAGGACAGAGCAGCCTAACAACGCGGATGGAGAATGAAGGGAAAGCGAACATCTGGCTCAGGGTCCAGCATCACAGCCCAACCGGCCAACAGCTGTGGTTTGCCCTTAGTTCGCAGGCGCACACACATGCGCAGTGCACACATTGCCCATCCCCAGGCTCCCAGATGGCCCTGCTATGAAATATACTCTTCGCGGTTCTCAAGGCCTCCCCCCTGAGTTTGCCACCTACCGGATTAATCTTCCCCATTGAGACTGTCCTCGCCATACCTGGTGCCCTTTCAAGTTCCTTGCCTGGGACCCCCAGCTCCGTCGAAATGCCTGCCCTGCCTGGAACCTGGGGCATCAGCAACAGGCATTTAGAAAAGACGAAAgattgggggcaggtgttgtggcacagcaggtgaagccactgcttgtgatacccACATCCTGGATGCAGTCCTGGCTACatcacacttctgatccagcttcctgctgatgtgcctgggaggcagccgaggatggcccaagtacttggccatcctgccacccatatgggagacctggatggagttccaggctcctggcttcttcctggccccagtcctggcttgttgtgggcatttggggagagaactagcagatagaagatattttctCTATGTGTCTGTCCTCCtttgttactctacctttcaataaaataaaattaataataaaataaatatctttaaaacaaacacacacacacacacacatcccaaaaGACAAAAGATACAGAACAAGTGTTCTTTATGAGCCTGGGTTCCAGGCAGGTTCCTGTAGGGACTGGAGTCTTAGGAATCAGATATTGGAAGGGGTCTGCAAAGGTGTTGGGCTCAAGGGTCTGAAGTCTCTGTCCGGAATCAGGTTCTTGAGCAGGTCTCAGGAGTGTCTGTCCAGGTGTTTGTAGGGCGCTGCTGATGGTGGAGGAGTCCTGGCTTGCAGGCTGCAGATCCACGTGGGGCTAGCGGAGGAAGACGCCTCCCCAGGCGGTGCCAGCCGCGAGGaggagcagggggaggaggaggaggaggctggggagccCCTGTGGCTTGGTGGCCGTGTTGCACAGGTCCTGCTCACAACACTCGTGCCGCAGAATATAGGAGCGTGACCAGTAGGTGGCACGGCCCGGCAGAAGGCACTGTGCCCGTGGGAGGCAGCCCTTCCGTTGGATGATCTCGTTCTGATCTGTGGGGAAGAAGAGAAAACCGAGGTGGGGCAGCAGGAAAGacagaggggaggcaggcagtTAGGGAGTTAGGGAGAGGGGCCGCCGAGCCAGACTcccacctgaggtgccagtgcTGATGCCACAAGCTTCCCCCTCCCGACACTCGGTGGGAACAGGGTAGCAGGGTTTGGCGAAGCTGCAGGTGTAACAGCGGAGCCGGCCCTGGGCAGGAGAAGTGGTGAGACCTGTTGGGGCAGCAGAGATCAGGGCAGTGGGGAGAGGCAAACACTCCCCGTAAGAGGCAGAGCCTAGGTCTGGGAGagggatacacagagagaagtgaCACACCGAGAGGGAGGGAAGCCATGGAATGGAGGGAGAAgggcagacagaaaaagaggcagggagaagggaggagagacaaagCAGGAAGAGAAACAAGGGCAGAGGCGAGAGGGATgcagggatggagagagacacaCGGGACATAAACAGAAGCCAAGAGAATCGGAGCTGGGCATTCAGAgtggcagaagccagagccagcgggaggaggaggaggaggaggaggaggagggaggaagtgaaAAGTTAAGTAGATGGCCCAGAGACAGATAAGAAAATAGGACACGACTTGGACAGAGGAGCCCAGCAAAGAAGCAAGATGTGAGATAAGGGATGGGGAGACAGAGGCGGCACGGGCCAGCAGGGAAGAGACAGTGGctctgaaaagcctgtgagaggtaacttctcctcttcctccctttcgGGCTGGCCTGGGGCTGTTCCCAAGGGCCTGGTCTCCCGAGAGCCCCCCAGTTTTCTTCCTGGCCtcttccagcccctcccctccggccCCAGTTCCCTGTCCCCTGAGGATTGCTGGGTCCACCCTTACCCAGTGCCCCAGAGAGGAACAGGACGCAGAGGAAGATGCTGGTGGGGCCCATGGCTGGCTCAGGGCTCCGCAGTCTGGGAGAATGAGCTGCACCCTGAGAGCTGGAGCGAACAGGGAGGACCCGTAAACAAACACACCTAGGGAGTGAATCTGGGGGGCGGAACTGAGACCAGACTGGCAGCTtctgctctgcctcccctctcatGATGCCTGCCTGCCCCCAACTTGAATGCGCCCTTGCCCCGAGGGTCCTCTTGGTTCTCCCAGTTTGTCTGTGCCACCAAGCACCGTCTGCCACTCCCGAATAGTGTCTGTCACCTTCCCTCcagctcttccccctccctccccgtctCAAGCTGTTCTCTGCTCTGACTCCTCGCCCTGTCTTTGTTTTCCCTTTCCCCCTTGGTGCGTGGAGTGTCTGTCAGGGTCACAGCCCTGACCCAGACAGCGGGGTGTTGTGCATGTACAATCAGCAATACCCCCCACACCCCACATACAAAGCCCAGCTGTGACAGGCGGACCCCACCCAGCTTTGGATCCCTTtgattcctcccccccccccccccaagcctcaACATTCCTGCTCCATAATTATCCCTCCCAGGTTTACTACCTTGCAGGACGGAATGAATCACAGGTGGGTCTGGCAGGATGGATGCGCTTCCACTGGGGTGGGACTCAGAGGGGAGGCTTGGGGAgggattggggggtggggggctgtgtggGAGAGTCTGGGATACTGGGATTTCAGATGTTGGGAAAAAGAGAGCTGCAGCTGGGGAATCAGGCCTGGAATGCTCCAGAAGCAGCaagtctgggggtgggggagggggggtgggacCGGGAGACACAGGTGCCCAGTGGTTCTCAAAAACTTTGATTTCAGGCTCTCTTTAGACTCCTAAAAATTACTGAAGACGCCACAGTTTTCTGTATGTGGACTGTATCAATAGTCACAACATGAAGCATCTAAACAGGATATGTTGAATAGATACTTACTGGttggcttaaaaaataaaagtaacccATCTATCACATTGACAGACCATAGCTGTGTAAAAAGTAATCATTGCTTCCCAACAGCACCTTGAGAAGAAGGCATAGCtttacatttttgcaaatctGTTTAATCGAAGATGGCTGGCTATTTACAACTGCTTCTGAATTCAGTGTGTTCGATGGGATATGTTGCTTAGGTTGAAGAATAGGAAGAAAATCTAATCTCACACAGATACACAGTGGAGAAGGAAGACTCTCAAGGACCCACAGGAGGACTAGGCGTGGTCCAGAGGGTGCTGAGAGCATCCGTGGGGCCCCTCCCAGTCCCCATTGGGGCCCCTGGtgcctgccggggggggggggggactctttCCTCCCTTTTTATAAGCCCCAtaaagcccagggccagggggATATAAGGCtgacagagcagggccaggaggggggagggcgggagggagaagTGCTGCTCACACAGGCAGACACCATGAACCCCCAGTTGCTGTGGATCCTGCTTGGCACCCTGCTGGGGGCAGCGTTGGGTAAGAAGGTGGCCAAGGCCCCTCTCACGCAGACTGGCGCCCCCACTCTGCCAGCCGACTCCCAACCCCTCCCTGAGGGCCCGGGTCCAGcgcctcctctctcctgccaggAAACCGCATGCGATGCTACCACTGCAGCGGCAGCggccccagcagctcctgcaaAGAGACCGTGACAGTCACCTGTGACGAGGGCGAACGCTGTGGCTTCCTGGACCGCAAACCCCAACCAGGCCTGGGACAAGTCAAGATATCTGGGAACCGTGAgtcctcagtttctctctcttccctgcttccagcctccccacccctccccactccttccagaaccttccagacTCAGTCTGGCCCTGGGCAGATGGTGTCGCTGCTGGAGCAGAGCAGTCTGCCctccttctggctcctggcactgggcCACCCTATGGCCCACAGTCCAGTGCTCGCACCTCCCTCCCTGTGCTCTCCAGAACAAAATCTCTCAGGCCACATTCATTCATATCTGAGAAAACCCTGTCCCTTGAAGGCAGGGACCAAAATGTGAAGCCAAAATTCGACTGTCAGGGATCAGCTAAGAAtcggggggtgggaggtgggtggtttttttcccctacttttgaaataattttggatTGACAGAAAATTGCAAAAGTAGTAGAGAGAGTTCCTGCACATCCATCACCCAGCTTCCCCTAAGGCCATCCTCTCCCGTAACCCTACAATAATCAAAATTGGAAAGTCACACTGGTACAATACTATCAACTAATTTTGGCTTTATTCGATGGAGCCAGTTGTTCCACTCAAGTCCTTTCCCTGGCCAACAACCCGGACCAGGATCCCACGCTGCGTTTAGTTCTCGTGTTCTTGGTCTCCTCCATGCTCTGCAGGTTCTCAGTCTTAAAGCCCTGATAGgttattttatgttctttttttttttaatttatttatttgacaggcagagtggacagtgagagagacagagagaaaggtcttcctttttgccgttggttcaccctccaatggccgctgcggccagcgcatcgcgctgatccgaagccaggagccaggtgcttcccctggtctcccatgcgggtgcagggcccaagcacttgggccatcctccactgccttcccgggccatagcagagagctggcctggaagaggggcaaccgggatagaatccggcacaccaaccaggactagaacccggtgtgccggcgccacaaggcggaggattagcctgttaagtcacggtgccggccagttattttatgttctttaaaaACTCTTTATTTGTATGCTATGTCATTTTATGGAAAGTCCCTTGATTTGGATATTGTCTCACGATGAGTCTGAAATCACTTGTTGTAGGCAGGAATTCCACAGAAGTGATGTCCTTCCCAGTGCCTGAGGGACATCAGTGGTTGTCACACAAGGTCAGTCACAACAAGTGATCACTCGGTtcagagaggtctttttttttttttaaagattttatttatttgagaggcagaattacagatagagagagggagaaacagagaaaggtcttccatctgatagttcactcctcaaaggacCATAATGGTCGTAGCTGGgctaatctggagccaggagcttcttccgggtctccctcaagggtgcaagggcacaagaacttggagtatcttccactgctttcccaggttataagcagagagctggattggaagaggagcaaccagggctcaaaccggcacccatttgggatgccagtgctgcaggcagaggcttgtttcaatttctcttcttttttaaaatgtattttattttaatttttaattagtttttttttaaagattcaatgtgctttgtagataaatcctaagaacacaatgatattccctccctcctccctccctcccttcttcccccccCCACACTGCagggaggtgttttttttttttttggggggggtgcgCAGAGAATCCCTTTGGGTTCCTTGAAATCACATCCGCCTCAGAATGCaagccctgaagccaggagtccaacaCCCTAGTCTCATTCTTGCTCTCAGCCTCCATGACCTTGGGCCATCAGCATCCGGCCTGCGTGGCTGTGCATCGTTGCAATCAAGTAGAAGTGGAGTCGGTGGGAGACGTGACCTATGAAACCCACAGGAACTGCTGCTTCGGAGACCTGTGCAACAGCGCCGTGGCAAGCACCGTGGCTCCTGCATGCATCTGGGCTGCAGTAGCCACCACCCTGGCCTGGCTCTTGCCGGGACTGTGGAGCGGGTAGCGGGAGTAGGGGCAGGGAATGGCGTGAGCaagcaggggagtgagggagaaCTGAACAGCTCAGGCACTCCCTCTGTGAGCCATTAAAATCCACGCTAGAGCTGAATGGAAAATTCCATGTATCTTTTGTTGGTGGGAGGGCTGAAGGAGTAATGCGGGGGCATTCCGCTTCTAGCATGGGGTTTTCCAAGCATCTCGCGGTGGTGCGGTCCTCAACCACTCAGACCCCAGAGGACAATGCAGAATCTACCCTCAGTGGAAGGACCTGATGCTAGGCGGATCTTCCTTAGCAGTGGGGGCCACTGAGGGGCCTCACGAGGACTCTGTGACCCTGGCTGTCTGACTTGGTTCCCCTTTGCCCTGTTTGCTCCTCCTGACAGGAGGATTTTGAGTTGAGAAGGGAAATGCAAGGACTATGAGAGGAGAATTGCTCAGTGGACCCCTTAGTAACCAGCTCTGGGGAGTCCCCAGCGTGGCTGCACCTCCTTCTTGGCAGTACATCAGGGGTGTGGCCTGCTTGTAGGATAAGGGTTGTTTTCCCAACACTGGGGCCTGTGTGCCACCCTCAGACTGTAAGGAAAGAAGGAGGCCTGAAAAACCTGTTCCACCgtccccccagcccagcctcccagggAACCTCCATGAAGGCTTCTTGGGTCAGGGCCGGGCACCGAGCGTGTTAGTTCCTGGGAGGGGGCCTGACACTTAGGTCCCCTGACAATAAATACACAACTGGGTAGACACAGACGTTTATTACTCAAAATGGGAAATGGTGAGTATGGAGGTGGGGAACGTATGGGAACGAGAGTTTGGAGGATCTGCCCCATACCGTGAGGTCATCAGGTCCTTCCTGGGCTGCTTCACTGGGAACAGGACAGAAGCCCCATTTCAGGCCCAGATCCCAATCCCTCCCCAGCGCAGGAGGCCAACTGCGGAGTGCTTCTAGGGGCCAATGGAGGAGCTAGAGTGGTCCAGAGAGAAATGGGAGAGgactctgggaaagcagagtggAGGGGACGGGGTGCATGGGGAAAGCACTCTGGGGCCCTGTGTCTTTAACGAAATGGGATAGGCCTGGTAGATGTTTTTCAGAACAAAGGGAGCTAGGGAGAGACCAGCCTGGGAAGCCAGGGGCTATGGAGACTCAGGGCAAGAGGCTCGCACTAAGGCACATGGGGAGAGGGGCAGCCATGGAGTGAGTCTCagtgcagcagccagaggccGAGTCCAGCCAAGGAGGTGAGGAAGACCACGGTCAGGGCCGCAGTGGGCCGCGGGGCCAGGCTGTTGCAATTGTCTTTGCTGCAGCAGGTGGTGTTGTAGATCAGGCCCAGCTTATGGTTGGTTTGGTTGATGGCCTCGTGACACGGCTCTTCCGGTGTCCCACAGCGCAGGTTAGAGAAAACCCACATCTTTCCTGGCGGGGGAGAGTGGACAGGGAGATCAGCTGAGGGGCACGTGGCACCCACCCAGCCTTGGTTCCTTCCTAACTCTAGTCCTTATCTCTTCTCAGTGTAATCTTCCTTCTGCACTTCCTTGTCCCACGCCTGCACATCCTGATTCTATTACCTGCTGACTGCAAGCCTTTGGGCTCGCTACTATCTCCTTGTGAGGCTGTTTGCTCATTATGATAATAGCACCCACATCATAGGGCTGTCATGAAGATGAGTTGAAACAATGCATCCAAAGACATAGGTTAGTGCCCGGCACAAGAATCATCTTAGGTCACATGTTATCACTGCTGTGAGCCTCTTGTTCCATCTCAACCAAAGCCCCGGTTGGGCCTCAACCTCACCCACTGAGTctccacctgccctccctccccactcaaGGAGGGGGTGTTACCGAGGTACACATTCGTTGTCAGGCATTGGTGTCCTGGCTCCAGGCGGCAGGACTGCCGATCCACACAGCCCAGCACAGGGACCTTGTAGCAGGAGTGACAGCGGATGTCAGCTGGGGAGACAAAAGCCAGACTGGGGTGATGGGGTATCTGACTCACCGGGGGATAAGCTAAGCTGGGAGCAGCACGGGGGTGGGGGAAAGTCAGAGAAGAGCACATCAAGTGGGTGCTGGGTCCTGTTTAGCCTGAAACAGACAAAGCAGGTGAGTGATGCGGCGAAAGTGGAAAGTGGGCGGCAGGTGAGGGTGGAGCTGTTGCTTTTTGAAAGGGCCGCACCCTAAATATCTTCCCTCACTCCACCCGGTTTGTGGATGAGTCAAGAGGGACACAGCTCACAACAAAAACACAGGAAGTCCCCTGGAATGTGAGGATGCCGTAGGGGAAGAACGGGAGAGAAGACGGAGATCTGAAATA
The sequence above is drawn from the Lepus europaeus isolate LE1 chromosome 3, mLepTim1.pri, whole genome shotgun sequence genome and encodes:
- the LOC133756478 gene encoding lymphocyte antigen 6G6e-like → MGPTSIFLCVLFLSGALGLTTSPAQGRLRCYTCSFAKPCYPVPTECREGEACGISTGTSDQNEIIQRKGCLPRAQCLLPGRATYWSRSYILRHECCEQDLCNTATKPQGLPSLLLLLPLLLLAAGTAWGGVFLR
- the LY6G6C gene encoding lymphocyte antigen 6 complex locus protein G6c, with amino-acid sequence MKSLLLFTLSALLGWVSADIRCHSCYKVPVLGCVDRQSCRLEPGHQCLTTNVYLGKMWVFSNLRCGTPEEPCHEAINQTNHKLGLIYNTTCCSKDNCNSLAPRPTAALTVVFLTSLAGLGLWLLH
- the LY6G6D gene encoding lymphocyte antigen 6 complex locus protein G6d — its product is MNPQLLWILLGTLLGAALGNRMRCYHCSGSGPSSSCKETVTVTCDEGERCGFLDRKPQPGLGQVKISGNPSMTLGHQHPACVAVHRCNQVEVESVGDVTYETHRNCCFGDLCNSAVASTVAPACIWAAVATTLAWLLPGLWSG